In the Cellulomonas sp. C5510 genome, AAGCTCGTCGAGGTGCTGTGGGAGGACCTGGTCGGCGAGAAGCTCCACGCGCCGACGTTCGTGCGTGACTTCCCGGTCGAGACCAGCCCGCTGACGCGCGACCACCGGACGGTCCCCGGGCTGGTCGAGAAGTGGGACCTGTACGTGCGCGGGTTCGAGCTCGCCACCGCCTATTCCGAGCTCGTCGACCCGGTGATCCAGCGCCAGCGGTTCGAGGCGCAGGCGCTCCTCGCGGCAGCGGGCGACGAGGAGGCCATGCGGGTCGACGAGGACTTCCTCGCCGCCGTCGAGTACGCGCTGCCGCCCACCGGCGGCATGGGCATGGGCGTCGACCGGCTGCTCATGGCCCTCACCGGCCTCGGGATCCGCGAGACGATCCTGTTCCCCCTGGTGAAGCCGCAGGCCTGAGACGGGTCCGGGGTGCGGCGTACGCTGACCGCATGGACATCGGCCCCGCGCTCGCCGCGCTGATCCCGTCGATCGGCGTCGGGCTCGTCTTCTGGTTGGTCATCCGGGCGCTGGTGAACGCCGACCGCACGGAACGCGCCGCATTGGCGCGCCTGGACGCGCAGGACCTCGAGCGGCAGAAATCCGCTGAGAACGCCACCGAAAAGTGACGTCCGCGTGCGTTCGCTTTGACGGTCGCGCACCGTGGTGCCATGCTTTTCCGGACCGCACGAATACATGCCGCTGATGATGGCGGGGGGAAGCGGCGGCCAACGGCTCGGGAGGGCGAAATGGCACAGAAGGTTCAGGTCCTGCTCGTGGACGACATTGACGGCGGAACCGCCGACGAGACGGTGTCGTTCGCGCTGGACGGTGTGTCCTACGAGATCGACCTGACGACCGAGCACGCCACCGAGCTGCGCGACGCGCTGGCGACGTGGGTCGGGCACGCGCGCAAGACCGGCGGTCGTTCCGGCGGCCGCGGCGGTTCGGCGGGCGGTGCGAGCCGTCCCCGCCGCTCGTCCGACGCGGGCGCCGTCCGCGCCTGGGCGAAGGAGAACGGCTTCGAGGTCTCCGAGCGCGGGCGCATCTCCGCGGAGATCCGCGAGGCGTACGACGCCGCGCACTGACGCGACGACGCCGCCGCGCACGAAGGCCCGGCCCCCGCGAGGGGGCCGGGCCTTCGTGCGTCGAGCCGCGGGGCCGGGTCAGGGACGGGTGCCCGTCAGGTCCCGCACCGCCGCGTACTGCTCGCGGACCCGCGGGGCCGCGTCGGCCGCGAACACCTCGGCCGCCCCGCTCGCGGTCCACGCCGGCGGCTCCTGGGCACCGGACAGCACCCACGCGGC is a window encoding:
- a CDS encoding Lsr2 family protein encodes the protein MAQKVQVLLVDDIDGGTADETVSFALDGVSYEIDLTTEHATELRDALATWVGHARKTGGRSGGRGGSAGGASRPRRSSDAGAVRAWAKENGFEVSERGRISAEIREAYDAAH